The following are encoded together in the Hyphomicrobiales bacterium genome:
- a CDS encoding phage head-tail adapter protein: protein MADYIDSRKQILQRWAALEQERSSWLTHWQEIARYLLPRNGRFLCTDNNRGEKRHNAIYDSTGTRALYTLQAGMMSGMTSPARPWFKLATPDHDLNRYGPVKIWLSDVTQLMREVFQRSNTYRALQHMYLELGAFGTAASFLTEDYTDVIRHYPLTIGEFSVATDNRGMVNTLARKYRMTVGNIVREFGIANVSTGIKDAWDRHRVDDWREVIHIVQPREDRDDTKRDAKNMPWASTYIEVACDHQKVLRESGFEIFPALCPRWQTAGGDIYGHSPGMESLGDIKQLQQEQLRKGQGIDYMSQPPLQAPTAMKNVGVDSLPGGISYYDATSPHSGIRTQFEIRLDLNHLLADIQDVRGRIRSAFYADLFLMLANQTDARMTATEVAERHEEKLLMLGPVTESLHNELLDPHVDITFSRMLKAGILPLVPEELKGMDLNVEYVSVLAQAQRAVGTNSVDRFVSNLGVVAQIKPEVIDKLDVDEWADAYSDMLGVDPKMIIPGEQVALVRKQRAQAQAQAAQAEQQKLQSETVRNVGSVDPSQMGDVMNMFSGYSTPGTVQ from the coding sequence ATGGCGGACTACATAGACTCACGCAAGCAGATTCTTCAGCGCTGGGCGGCGCTCGAGCAGGAACGCTCATCGTGGCTGACGCACTGGCAGGAGATAGCCAGGTACCTGCTGCCGCGCAATGGCCGCTTTCTCTGCACCGACAACAACCGCGGCGAGAAGCGCCACAACGCGATCTACGACTCTACCGGGACGCGCGCGCTCTACACCCTACAGGCCGGCATGATGTCCGGCATGACCAGCCCGGCGCGGCCGTGGTTCAAGCTGGCGACCCCAGATCACGACCTGAACCGCTATGGGCCGGTGAAAATCTGGTTGTCTGATGTCACGCAGTTGATGCGCGAGGTATTCCAGCGCTCGAATACCTATCGCGCGCTACAGCACATGTACCTCGAGCTTGGCGCTTTCGGCACGGCGGCATCCTTTCTCACCGAGGACTACACCGACGTAATCCGTCACTACCCGCTGACGATCGGCGAATTTTCTGTCGCGACCGATAACCGTGGAATGGTTAATACTCTGGCGCGCAAGTACCGCATGACGGTGGGCAACATCGTCCGCGAGTTCGGTATCGCCAACGTTTCGACCGGCATCAAGGACGCATGGGATAGGCACCGCGTCGACGACTGGCGCGAGGTAATCCACATTGTGCAGCCGCGCGAGGACCGCGACGATACGAAACGCGACGCCAAGAACATGCCGTGGGCCTCGACCTACATCGAGGTCGCATGCGATCACCAGAAGGTGCTGCGTGAATCCGGATTCGAGATTTTTCCGGCGCTTTGTCCGCGCTGGCAGACGGCCGGTGGCGACATATACGGCCATTCGCCCGGAATGGAATCGTTGGGCGACATCAAACAGTTGCAGCAGGAGCAGTTGCGCAAGGGACAGGGAATCGATTACATGTCGCAGCCGCCGTTGCAGGCGCCGACCGCGATGAAGAACGTCGGCGTTGATTCGCTGCCAGGGGGAATCTCCTACTACGACGCCACTTCGCCGCACAGCGGAATCCGCACGCAGTTCGAAATCCGGCTGGACCTCAATCACCTGCTGGCCGACATCCAGGACGTGCGCGGACGCATCAGATCGGCCTTCTACGCCGACCTGTTCTTAATGCTTGCCAATCAGACCGATGCGCGCATGACAGCTACCGAGGTGGCTGAGCGGCATGAAGAAAAGTTGCTGATGCTGGGGCCGGTGACAGAGTCGCTCCACAACGAGCTCCTTGATCCGCACGTGGACATCACCTTCTCCCGCATGCTCAAGGCAGGAATTCTGCCGCTCGTGCCTGAGGAGTTGAAAGGCATGGACCTGAACGTCGAGTACGTCTCGGTGCTCGCGCAAGCACAGCGCGCGGTCGGAACGAACAGCGTCGATAGATTCGTCTCGAACCTCGGCGTAGTGGCGCAGATCAAGCCGGAAGTCATCGACAAGCTGGACGTTGATGAGTGGGCGGACGCCTACTCGGACATGCTAGGCGTCGATCCGAAAATGATAATTCCGGGCGAGCAGGTCGCGCTGGTACGCAAGCAGCGCGCACAAGCGCAGGCGCAAGCCGCACAGGCCGAACAGCAGAAATTGCAGAGTGAGACCGTGCGCAACGTCGGGTCTGTCGATCCGTCTCAGATGGGCGACGTGATGAACATGTTCAGCGGGTATTCGACGCCGGGGACCGTGCAATGA
- a CDS encoding endopeptidase → MSSHDPFDLEGQEQHRKAKDDRDGLDRKNETEDIRWLMSGPRGRRIAYRFLERAGIWQSSFTGNSETFFREGRRDMGLQLLASINTTCPDAYAKMIEEARQNGRSSSGNRSSSNSNDATYDDNGTN, encoded by the coding sequence ATGTCATCGCATGACCCGTTTGACCTCGAAGGCCAGGAACAGCACCGCAAGGCGAAGGACGATCGCGACGGGCTCGACCGAAAGAACGAGACAGAGGACATTCGATGGTTGATGTCAGGGCCGCGCGGCCGGCGGATCGCTTACCGATTCCTCGAGCGCGCAGGCATCTGGCAAAGTAGTTTCACAGGCAACAGCGAGACGTTCTTCCGCGAAGGACGGCGTGACATGGGGCTGCAGCTTCTGGCATCTATCAACACCACATGCCCGGATGCCTACGCCAAGATGATCGAAGAGGCGAGACAAAATGGACGAAGCAGCAGCGGTAACCGATCAAGCAGCAACAGCAACGACGCAACCTACGACGACAACGGGACAAACTGA